The following coding sequences are from one Cyanobacteriota bacterium window:
- a CDS encoding 1-acyl-sn-glycerol-3-phosphate acyltransferase: MTIDVQINPWLYCFLLPVHRLFLSLYFSQIVIHNYHHLPTQGPLILAVKHYSRWDPVIVPLLSTTPYYFLTNANQFEGVQGWFISRLGAFPVDVDQPKPSSLRTVVTLLQQGKKLVIFPEGGIVTNQPLRSLKPGLARLVLQAEKDGQSIPIVPVALRYRPVDRVRARVDLNLCPPIVSCHYRQATDKQTAIAMTTALERSLLTGLAALGL, from the coding sequence ATGACTATCGACGTACAGATTAACCCCTGGCTATACTGCTTCCTGTTGCCTGTGCACCGACTGTTTCTCAGTCTTTACTTCAGCCAAATTGTAATTCACAACTACCACCACCTACCGACTCAGGGGCCACTGATTCTAGCTGTAAAGCACTATAGCCGTTGGGATCCTGTGATTGTTCCGCTGCTAAGCACAACACCCTACTATTTTTTGACGAATGCTAACCAGTTTGAAGGGGTACAGGGATGGTTTATTAGCCGCCTAGGAGCGTTTCCTGTGGATGTTGATCAACCTAAGCCATCAAGTTTGCGGACAGTGGTGACCTTGTTGCAACAGGGCAAAAAACTAGTCATTTTTCCAGAAGGTGGAATTGTCACCAATCAGCCGCTGCGATCGCTAAAACCAGGGCTAGCACGACTTGTGTTGCAGGCCGAAAAAGACGGTCAATCAATCCCAATCGTGCCAGTGGCCCTTCGGTATCGACCCGTTGATCGCGTTCGTGCCCGCGTGGATCTCAATCTGTGTCCGCCCATTGTTAGCTGTCATTATCGGCAGGCAACGGATAAGCAAACTGCGATCGCCATGACTACGGCCTTAGAACGATCGCTGCTGACTGGGCTAGCCGCCCTGGGTCTGTAA